A genomic region of Prionailurus viverrinus isolate Anna chromosome D4, UM_Priviv_1.0, whole genome shotgun sequence contains the following coding sequences:
- the LOC125150407 gene encoding olfactory receptor 13C7 — protein MESVNQTASVTEFILLGLSAHPKLEKTFFVLILLMYLVILLGNGVLILVTVSVSRLRTPMYFFLGNLSFLDICYTTSSVPLILDSFLTPRKTVPSSACAVQMFLSFAMGATECVLLGMMAFDRYVAICNPLRYPVVMSKAAYVPMAASSWAAGSAASMVQTSLAMRLPFCGNNIINHFTCEILAVLKLACADISINVISMGVTNVIFLGVPVLFIFVSYVFILTTILRIPSAEGRKKAFSTCSAHLTVVVVFYGTILFMYGKPKSKDPLGADKQDLSDKLISLFYGVVTPMLNPIIYSLRNKDVKTAVRNLVSQKCFTQ, from the coding sequence ATGGAAAGTGTCAACCAGACTGCCTCTGTGACGGAGTTTATTCTCCTGGGACTCTCGGCCCACCCAAAGCTAGAGAAAACGTTCTTTGTCCTCATCCTCCTGATGTACTTGGTGATCCTGCTGGGCAATGGGGTCCTCATCCTGgtcactgtgtctgtctcccgCCTGCGcacgcccatgtacttcttcctggggAACCTCTCCTTCCTGGACATCTGCTATACAACCTCCTCAGTCCCCCTCATTCTCGACAGCTTCCTGACCCCCAGGAAAACTGTACCCTCCTCGGCCTGTGCTGTacaaatgtttctttccttcGCCATGGGAGCCACAGAGTGTGTGCTTCTGGGCATGATGGCATTTGATCGTTATGTGGCCATTTGTAACCCTCTTAGGTACCCTGTGGTCATGAGCAAGGCGGCCTATGTGCCCATGGCTGCCAGCTCCTGGGCAGCTGGAAGTGCTGCCTCCATGGTTCAAACGTCCCTTGCAATGAGACTTCCCTTCTGTGGGAACAACATCATCAACCACTTTACCTGTGAGATCCTGGCTGTCCTGAAGTTGGCCTGTGCTGACATCTCCATCAATGTGATCAGTATGGGAGTGACAAATGTGATCTTCCTGGGGGTCCCAGTTCTGTTCATCTTTGTTTCCTACGTCTTCATCCTCACCACTATCTTGAGGATCCCTTCAGCTGAGGGGAGGAAAaaggccttctccacctgctctGCCCACCTCACAGTCGTGGTCGTCTTCTACGGGACTATCCTTTTCATGTATGGGAAGCCCAAATCCAAGGACCCCCTGGGGGCAGACAAGCAGGACCTTTCAGACAAGCTCATCTCCCTCTTCTATGGGGTGGTGACCCCCATGCTCAACCCCatcatctacagcctgaggaacaagGACGTGAAGACTGCTGTGAGAAACTTGGTGAGTCAGAAATGCTTCACCCAGTGA
- the LOC125150401 gene encoding olfactory receptor 13C7-like yields MERSNWTSPVMGFILLGLSAHPKLEKTFFVLILLMYLVILLGNGVLILVTVSVSRLHTPMYFFLGNLSFLDICYTTSSVPLILDSFLTARKTVPFSACAVQMFLSFAMGATECVLLGMMAFDRYVAICNPLRYPVVMSKAVYVPMAASSWAAGSTTAMVQTSLAMRLPFCGDNVINHFTCEILAVLKLACADISINVISMAVANVIFLGVPVLFIFISYIFILTTILRIPSAEGRKKAFSTCSAHLTVVVVFYGTILFMYGKPKSKDPLGADKQDLSDKLISLFYGVVTPMLNPIIYSLRNKDVKAAVRNLVFQKHFIQ; encoded by the coding sequence ATGGAGAGATCCAACTGGACTTCTCCTGTGATGGGGTTCATTCTCCTGGGCCTCTCAGCCCACCCAAAGCTGGAGAAAACGTTCTTTGTGCTCATTTTACTGATGTACCTGGTGATCCTGCTGGGCAATGGGGTCCTCATCCTGgtcactgtgtctgtctcccgCCTGCAcacgcccatgtacttcttcctggggAACCTCTCCTTCCTGGACATCTGCTATACAACCTCCTCAGTCCCCCTCATTCTCGACAGCTTCCTGACAGCCAGGAAAACTGTACCCTTCTCAGCCTGTGCTGTgcaaatgtttctttccttcGCCATGGGAGCCACAGAGTGTGTGCTTCTGGGCATGATGGCATTTGATCGCTATGTGGCCATTTGTAACCCTCTTAGGTACCCTGTGGTCATGAGCAAGGCTGTCTACGTGCCCATGGCTGCCAGCTCCTGGGCAGCTGGAAGCACGACCGCCATGGTGCAAACATCCTTAGCAATGCGGTTGCCCTTCTGTGGTGACAACGTCATTAACCACTTCACCTGTGAGATCTTGGCTGTCCTGAAGTTGGCCTGTGCTGATATCTCCATCAATGTGATCAGTATGGCAGTAGCCAATGTGATCTTCCTGGGGGTCCCAGTTCTGTTCATCTTTATCTCCTACATCTTCATCCTCACCACTATCCTGAGGATCCCCTCAGCTGAGGGGAGGAAAaaggccttctccacctgctctGCCCACCTCACAGTCGTGGTCGTCTTCTATGGGACTATCCTTTTCATGTATGGGAAGCCCAAATCCAAGGACCCCCTGGGGGCAGACAAGCAGGACCTTTCAGATAAGCTCATCTCCCTCTTCTATGGGGTGGTGACCCCCATGCTCAACCCCATCATCTATAGCCTGAGGAACAAGGACGTGAAGGCCGCTGTGAGGAACCTGGTATTTCAGAAACACTTCATCCAGTGA